The Sesamum indicum cultivar Zhongzhi No. 13 linkage group LG1, S_indicum_v1.0, whole genome shotgun sequence genome includes a window with the following:
- the LOC105173851 gene encoding pentatricopeptide repeat-containing protein At5g08510: MNQLKQIHAHTLRNGTDFTKYLITNLLQIPNINYAHKLLDNTPTPTPFLYNKLIQAYSSHGPPRQCFSLYSQFLHRSLSPTPHSFTFLFASCATLSDPSPGLMLHAHFLKFGLDHDVYALTALVDMYAKMGLLRLARKVFDEMDGKDVPTWNSLIAGYAKSGDLKEALRLFLDMPSRNVISWTALISGYSQNGRYREALEMYLEMERDGRVMPNEVTIASVLPACANLGALEVGQRIEAYARANGYFKNAFVSNAVLELYARCGIIEKAMQLFVEIGGNRNLCSWNTMIMGLAVHGRGDGALELFNQMLRKGMAPDDVTFVGAILACTHGGMVKKGRDLFNSMEQRFLITPKLEHYGCMVDLLGRAGLLQEAYDLIKAMPMKPDSVVWGTLLGACSFHGNVELAEKAAESLFVLEPWNPGNYVILSNIYAKARRWDGVAKLRKMMKGSNVAKAAGHSFIEEGGRIHKFIVEDKSHPRSNQIFTMLDDVTAEMKLHGNTSYLDSIIDEIRLMESA, encoded by the exons ATGAACCAACTGAAACAAATACACGCCCACACGCTTAGAAATGGCACAGATTTCACCAAATACCTGATCACAAACTTGCTGCAAATCCCAAACATAAACTATGCCCACAAGCTGCTCGACAATACGCCTACCCCAACTCCTTTCCTCTACAACAAACTCATCCAAGCCTACTCTTCTCACGGCCCCCCTCGCCAATGCTTCTCCCTCTATTCCCAATTCCTTCACCGATCCCTCTCCCCCACTCCACACTCCTTCACCTTCCTCTTTGCTTCATGCGCTACCCTTTCCGATCCTTCCCCAGGCCTAATGCTCCATGCGCATTTCCTCAAATTCGGGCTGGATCACGACGTCTACGCCCTCACTGCCTTGGTTGACATGTATGCTAAAATGGGCTTGTTGCGTCTCGCTAGGAAAGTGTTTGATGAGATGGATGGTAAAGATGTGCCCACTTGGAATTCTTTGATTGCGGGGTATGCCAAAAGCGGGGATTTGAAGGAAGCCTTGCGTTTATTCTTGGATATGCCGTCCAGAAATGTAATTTCTTGGACTGCATTGATATCCGGTTACTCCCAGAATGGGAGATATAGGGAGGCTTTAGAGATGTATCTGGAAATGGAGAGAGATGGAAGGGTGATGCCTAATGAAGTGACCATAGCTAGTGTTCTTCCAGCTTGTGCAAATCTCGGCGCCTTGGAGGTTGGACAGAGGATTGAAGCATATGCTCGAGCTAATGGTTACTTCAAAAATGCGTTTGTCAGCAATGCTGTACTGGAGCTGTATGCAAGATGTGGTATAATTGAGAAGGCAATGCAGTTGTTTGTTGAAATTGGTGGGAATAGAAATTTGTGTTCTTGGAATACTATGATCATGGGTTTAGCAGTCCATGGAAGAGGTGATGGAGCTCTTGAGCTATTTAACCAAATGCTG AGAAAAGGAATGGCCCCTGATGATGTCACCTTTGTGGGGGCAATTCTTGCGTGTACACATGGAGGCATGGTGAAGAAGGGCCGGGACCTCTTCAATTCCATGGAGCAAAGATTTCTTATTACTCCAAAGCTAGAACATTATGGATGTATGGTTGATCTCCTAGGCCGTGCAGGACTACTACAAGAAGCGTATGATCTTATAAAGGCTATGCCAATGAAGCCTGATTCGGTTGTATGGGGAACTTTGCTAGGGGCATGCAGTTTTCATGGCAATGTTGAATTGGCCGAGAAAGCTGCTGAGTCACTTTTTGTGTTAGAACCATGGAATCCTGGCAATTATGTCATTCTCTCTAATATTTATGCAAAAGCCCGCAGATGGGACGGAGTTGCTAAGTTAAGGAAGATGATGAAAGGCTCCAATGTCGCAAAAGCAGCAGGTCACAGCTTTATTGAGGAAGGAGGCAGAATCCATAAGTTCATCGTTGAGGATAAGTCTCATCCAAGATCCAATCAGATTTTCACAATGTTAGATGATGTTACAGCTGAGATGAAACTTCATGGGAACACGAGTTATTTGGATTCCATCATTGATGAAATAAGATTGATGGAATCAGCTTGA
- the LOC105173860 gene encoding LOW QUALITY PROTEIN: laccase-6 (The sequence of the model RefSeq protein was modified relative to this genomic sequence to represent the inferred CDS: inserted 2 bases in 1 codon), whose protein sequence is MDDSDRPTQLNTNPAPPPHGTRTAPPTARFYDFKVQTKKVTKLCNTKDIVTINDMFPGPVVYAQEDDRVIVRLTNLTPYNATIHWHGVRQRLSCWFDGPSYITQCPIQXXXXXXXXXXXXXXXXXAHLSWLRATVYGAIVIYPKTGVPYPFPYPYEEHIIILGEYWLKDVLQLEQAVLASGGGPPIADAYTINGHPGPNYNCSGNDVYKIDVVPGKTYLLRLINAGLNNEYFFGIANHKLTIVEADAEYTKPFTTDRVMLGPGQTLNVLVTANQPIGRYSMAMGPYMSAQSIPFQNITAVAYFQYLGATPNSLSLPAVLPSFKDNLAVKTVMDGLKGLNTSSVPKEIDKNLFVTIGVNVQKCSRKDPQKNCQGVNGGVMAASMNNISFIRPNISLLEAYYWDKNAYFTEDFPGAPLKFYDFVNGAPNNAPNNTNSKNGTRVFVLEYGTRVQLILQDTGTVSTENHPIHLHGYSFYVVGYGTGNYNPDKATFNLVNPPYMNTIGVPVGGWAAIRFTADNPGAWFMHCHLEIHLSWGLSMVFIVKNGQGPLETLPHPPADYPRC, encoded by the exons ATGGATGACAGTGACAGa CCAACTCAACTCAACACAAAccccgccccccccccccacggCACCCGCACGGCCCCACCCACCGCTAGATTTTACGACTTTAAG GTGCAAACCAAGAAAGTTACAAAGCTATGCAATACCAAGGACATTGTGACCATCAATGACATGTTTCCTGGCCCTGTAGTTTATGCCCAAGAAGATGACCGAGTCATTGTTCGACTCACTAATCTCACACCTTATAATGCCACAATACACTG GCATGGCGTCCGCCAGAGGCTATCATGCTGGTTCGACGGTCCATCCTACATAACACAGTGCCCCATTCA ACNNNNNNNNNNNNNNNNNNNNNNNNNNNNNNNNNNNNNNNNNNNNNNNGCTCATCTCTCATGGCTTCGTGCAACTGTTTATGGCGCCATTGTTATCTATCCTAAAACTGGTGTTCCATACCCTTTTCCTTACCCCTACGAGGAGCATATCATAATTCTAG GGGAATATTGGTTGAAAGATGTGCTACAGCTTGAGCAGGCTGTTCTAGCTAGCGGCGGAGGCCCTCCCATTGCTGATGCTTACACTATTAATGGCCATCCGGGTCCCAATTACAATTGCTCCGGCAATG ATGTGTACAAGATCGATGTGGTACCGGGGAAGACATACCTGCTGAGGTTAATCAACGCTGGACTGAACAATGAATACTTCTTTGGAATTGCTAATCACAAATTAACCATAGTTGAAGCTGATGCTGAATACACAAAGCCCTTCACTACGGACAGGGTGATGCTTGGGCCCGGCCAGACCCTCAACGTTCTAGTCACTGCAAATCAACCCATAGGCAGATATTCCATGGCCATGGGCCCTTACATGTCTGCACAAAGTATACCATTCCAGAACATAACTGCGGTAGCCTATTTCCAATACTTGGGTGCCACACCAAATAGCCTGTCTTTACCAGCTGTTCTACCGAGTTTTAAAGATAATCTTGCGGTTAAAACCGTGATGGATGGGCTTAAAGGACTAAATACTTCAAGTGTTCCGAAAGAAATTGACAAGAACCTCTTTGTTACCATTGGTGTGAATGTGCAGAAATGCAGTAGAAAAGATCCACAGAAAAACTGCCAAGGGGTTAATGGTGGGGTAATGGCTGCTTCCATGAATAACATAAGTTTTATCCGCCCTAATATTTCACTTTTAGAAGCTTATTATTGGGACAAAAATGCGTATTTCACTGAAGATTTTCCAGGGGCACCCCTCAAATTCTATGATTTTGTTAATGGAGCACCCAACAATGCTCCCAATAATACTAACTCGAAGAATGGAACAAGAGTTTTTGTGCTTGAGTATGGGACTAGGGTTCAGCTCATCTTGCAGGATACGGGGACTGTTTCTACTGAAAACCATCCTATTCATCTCCATGGGTATAGCTTCTATGTTGTGGGCTATGGCACCGGTAACTACAATCCAGATAAAGCTACTTTCAACTTGGTGAATCCACCATACATGAACACTATTGGAGTTCCGGTTGGTGGATGGGCAGCAATTCGATTCACTGCTGATAATCCag GGGCTTGGTTCATGCACTGCCATTTGGAGATACATTTATCGTGGGGTTTGTCTATGGtgtttattgttaaaaatggGCAAGGACCACTGGAGACCCTTCCTCATCCTCCAGCAGATTATCCTCGGTGCTAA
- the LOC105173869 gene encoding ORM1-like protein 2 isoform X1 produces the protein MMGKLYVKMDPPADLNRNTEWFTYPGVWTTYILILFFSWLIVLSLTNCTPGMAWTILNLSHFAVTYHFFHWKKGTPFGDDQGIYNGLTWWEQIDNGKQLTRNRKFLTVVPVVLYLIASHTTDYQHPMLFFNTLAVLVLVIAKFPNMHKVRIFGINGDQ, from the exons ATGATGGGGAAGCTGTATGTCAAAATGGATCCCCCCGCGGATCTAAACCGCAACACCGAGTGGTTCACCTATCCCGGGGTTTGGACTACCTATATTTTGATTCTCTTCTTCTCCTGGCTCATCGTTCTCTCTCTCACCAATTGCACCCCCGGCATGGCCTGGACCATCCTCAATCTCTCCCATTTCGCG GTAACGTACCACTTCTTCCATTGGAAAAAAGGGACCCCTTTTGGTGATGATCAGGGAATCTATAATGGGCTGACATGGTGGGAGCAGATTGACAATGGAAAGCAGCTTACTCGCAATAGAAAGTTCCTCACAGTTGTTCCTGTGGTTCT GTACTTGATAGCTTCACATACAACTGACTACCAACATCCAATGTTGTTTTTCAACACACTTGCAGTGCTTGTGCTGGTTATTGCAAAGTTCCCTAATATGCACAAGGTCCGGATCTTTGGAATTAATGGGGATCAGTGA
- the LOC105173869 gene encoding ORM1-like protein 1 isoform X2, which yields MPNKLTMPVAPLLCTFSFLFPVCCVQLHHTTSKISDRVIMFALDFIILVTYHFFHWKKGTPFGDDQGIYNGLTWWEQIDNGKQLTRNRKFLTVVPVVLYLIASHTTDYQHPMLFFNTLAVLVLVIAKFPNMHKVRIFGINGDQ from the exons ATGCCCAACAAACTTACCATGCCTGTTGCTCCACTACTATGCACTTTTTCATTCTTGTTCCCGGTTTGCTGTGTCCAGCTTCATCACACAACTTCAAAAATTAGTGATCGTGTAATAATGTTTGCGCTggatttcataattttg GTAACGTACCACTTCTTCCATTGGAAAAAAGGGACCCCTTTTGGTGATGATCAGGGAATCTATAATGGGCTGACATGGTGGGAGCAGATTGACAATGGAAAGCAGCTTACTCGCAATAGAAAGTTCCTCACAGTTGTTCCTGTGGTTCT GTACTTGATAGCTTCACATACAACTGACTACCAACATCCAATGTTGTTTTTCAACACACTTGCAGTGCTTGTGCTGGTTATTGCAAAGTTCCCTAATATGCACAAGGTCCGGATCTTTGGAATTAATGGGGATCAGTGA
- the LOC105173881 gene encoding aluminum-activated malate transporter 10 has product MVNHPLEWRINVPHATTSTVLVPHPYCSPHIRVCTLPLGFIMGFLTTIWGFLQRAWIIAVTEPNKLMHCLKVGLALSLVSLFYYMRPLYQGVGGNAMWAVMTVVVVSEYTVGATLSKSVNRATGTFLAGALAVGVHWVATQSGEKLEPVILQASVFLLAAAATFSRFIPSIKARFDYGAMIFILTFSLVSVSGYRVQKLFKLAHDRLSTIAIGTSICILISMLVCPVWAGTELHNLIKNNMEKLSDSLDGCVAEYFGNDVKSNNSKSEASHKILQAYKCTLNSKATEESLANFARWEPAHGGFNFGHPWKEYLKVGASLRSCAYCIEALNGGSICSDAKVPDFLKTHFGKFCIRLSASSSAVLKELAVAISTMKKSSKIDVMVEEMRNAVQELENALKSLSRQQIASTETKTGDSVNDIGEGNASPVVVTLAEIVPLVTVTSLLIEIAARTEKIAEAVNGLADKAEFRVESAENTKKSQTQKVKQISAKDEDEKTMMTLEKV; this is encoded by the exons ATGGTTAACCATCCATTAGAATGGCGAATTAACGTGCCCCATGCAACTACTTCCACCGTTTTAGTTCCCCATCCTTACTGCTCCCCACATATTAGAGTTTGTACACTGCCTCTGGGATTTATCATGGGATTTCTAACCACTATTTGGGGCTTCCTTCAAAGGGCTTGGATCATTGCTGTTACTGAGCCTAACAAGTTAATGCATTGTCTCAAAGTTGGATTGGCTCTTTCTCTTGTCTCGCTCTTTTACTACATGAGGCCTTTGTATCAAGGAGTTGGAGGGAATGCTATGTGGGCTGTTATGACTGTTGTTGTTGTCTCCGAGTACACTGTCG GCGCCACACTTTCTAAATCTGTCAACAGAGCAACTGGAACTTTCTTGGCTGGAGCACTAGCGGTTGGTGTTCATTGGGTAGCTACCCAATCAGGAGAAAAGTTGGAGCCCGTAATTCTTCAAGCTTCTGTTTTCCTTCTAG CTGCTGCAGCCACTTTCTCTCGATTCATTCCATCGATAAAAGCAAGATTTGATTACGGGGCAATGATCTTCATCCTCACCTTCAGCCTGGTATCAGTTTCAGGCTATCGTGTCCAAAAATTGTTCAAACTGGCTCATGATAGACTATCCACTATTGCAATAGGGACCTCAATCTGCATCCTAATAAGCATGCTTGTGTGCCCTGTTTGGGCAGGAACCGAGCTCCACAACCTTATCAAAAACAATATGGAAAAGCTTTCAGATTCCCTGGATG GATGTGTAGCAGAATATTTCGGAAATGATGTCAAGTCCAACAATTCCAAGAGTGAAGCTTCCCACAAAATATTGCAAGCCTACAAATGCACGCTCAACTCCAAGGCTACTGAAGAATCCTTG GCTAATTTTGCCAGATGGGAGCCTGCTCATGGGGGGTTCAACTTTGGACATCCTTGGAAAGAGTACCTCAAAGTTGGGGCTTCACTCAGGAGCTGTGCTTACTGCATTGAAGCCCTTAATGGCGGTAGCATCTGTTCCGATGCTAAG GTTCCTGATTTCCTCAAGACACATTTTGGCAAGTTCTGCATAAGATTAAGCGCCAGTTCTTCAGCTGTGTTGAAAGAATTGGCCGTTGCTATCAGTACAatgaaaaaatcatcaaagaTAGATGTTATGGTTGAAGAAATGAGGAATGCAGTTCAAGAACTTGAGAATGCCCTGAAATCCCTCTCTAGGCAACAAATTGCATCAACTGAAACAAAAACAGGGGACTCGGTCAATGACATAGGAGAGGGAAATGCGAGTCCAGTAGTAGTAACTCTGGCCGAGATTGTTCCATTAGTCACGGTAACTTCATTGTTGATAGAGATTGCAGCAAGAACAGAGAAAATTGCAGAGGCGGTAAATGGACTGGCAGACAAAGCAGAATTCAGAGTTGAAAGTgctgaaaatacaaaaaagagcCAAACCCAGAAAGTTAAACAGATTAGTGCAAAAGATGAGGACGAGAAGACAATGATGACCCTTGAGAAGGTCTGA
- the LOC105173890 gene encoding uncharacterized protein LOC105173890 has product MGLLTNRVEWSAIKAGDHIYTYRAVFAYSHHGIFVGGSKVVHFTRVETSPRPNDEAHSLTAQCPTFPDCGFRQPNSGVVLSCLDCFLRNGSLYAFEYGVSPSIFIAKLRGGTCTTAASDPPETVVHRAMYLLQNGFGNYDVFQNNCEDFALYCKTGLLIVDRLGVGRSGQASSVIGAPLAALLSSPLKLLMPSPVGVATMTAGMYCMSRYATDIGVRSDVIKVAVEDLAVNLGWGNTEEASIENVNSNR; this is encoded by the exons ATGGGTTTGCTCACAAACAGAGTGGAGTGGAGTGCGATCAAGGCAGGGGATCATATCTATACTTACAGAGCAGTCTTTGCATACTCTCATCATG GCATTTTTGTCGGGGGCAGCAAAGTGGTTCATTTTACCCGTGTTGAGACCTCTCCCAGGCCCAACGACGAAGCACACAGCCTGACTGCACAATGTCCCACGTTTCCTGATTGTGGTTTTAGGCAGCCAAATAGCGGAGTCGTCCTCTCCTGCCTTGATTGCTTCCTTCGAAATGGTTCCCTTTATGCCTTTGAGTATGGAGTCAGTCCATCCATTTTCATTGCTAAACTGCGAGGTGGCACATGCACAACTGCAGCCTCAGACCCACCAGAGACGGTTGTTCATCGAGCTATGTATCTGCTTCAGAATGGATTTGGGAACTATGACGTGTTTCAAAACAACTGCGAGGATTTTGCCTTGTACTGCAAGACAGGACTGCTCATAGTTGATCGGCTGGGTGTCGGGAGAAGCGGGCAAGCATCCTCCGTCATTGGTGCACCATTAGCAGCGCTTCTTTCCTCCCCTCTGAAATTGCTAATGCCTAGTCCAGTTGGCGTGGCTACAATGACGGCAGGAATGTACTGCATGAGCAGATATGCAACCGATATTGGTGTCCGATCTGATGTTATCAAGGTAGCGGTCGAGGACCTGGCCGTGAACCTTGGCTGGGGGAATACTGAAGAAGCATCCATAGAAAATGTGAATTCTAACAGGTAA
- the LOC105173904 gene encoding serine/threonine-protein kinase WNK8, protein MAGMCSGAGFGVSRSITNGSGNGDFSGHSLSSAGPDEAHYRQVDYVEKCSRSRYVRYNEVLGKGAFKTVYKAFDQLNGIEVAWNRVKIDDVLRSPEDLEKLYSEVHLLRQLKHENIMKFYDSWIDDKKKTVNMITELFASGSLRQYRRKHKNVDMKAIKNWARQILQGLDYLHSQNPPVIHRDLKCDNIFVNGNQGEVKIGDLGLATILQQPTAQSVIGTPEFMAPELYEEKYNELVDIYSFGMCLLEMVTLEYPYSECKNPAQIFRKVTSGVKPAALAKVASKEVKEFIEKCLVPASERMSAKELLKDPFLQLEHSKEPVRDLLHIPNEVPRSISQLYYGPNSMDIDPEYNQSVCTDSNCASPCSEVVEFERSYQNNDFRLRGKKNDDNSISLTLRIADQGGRVRNIHFLFYLDSDTALAVAAEMVEQLDLADHDVVFIADFIDSLIMRILPEWKPSSDCCSSGERCTSGLTLISDQWDMPLPYTRAESVARQDNVCDIHMGRQICVPADSNNLYRNSNLVSTPHTACTSSPCLTNTGNILSLGSATSEVIGEDSSIKNGMMSKGSSGEVSEMEFRSLYYHECGIHGKCPSLNQLGEDSGCIYSDQKKIPRVASFFSCCENSEFIFSDEKKIPRVASYLSCSEKGTSLEHFGENLELNSLDEKQIPRVESFLSCCEKGPSLEQLGENSGCIYSDQKKIPRVAFFFSCCENSEFIFSDEKKIPRFTSLEDLGENSDLNASDEIQIPRVESFLSCCEKGPSLEQLGENLDSSISDQKKVPRVSSFLSCCEKSASLEHLGENSYLNFSDEKKIPRVASYLSCCENGSSLEHLGKNSDFILSDQKKIPRVASFLSCCSTMTLLDTDSESDLKLELDAIEAQYQQWHQEISRMRQEAMEATTKRWITKKKEVVH, encoded by the exons ATGGCCGGAATGTGTTCCGGTGCGGGTTTTGGTGTATCTCGTTCAATAACAAATGGAAGTGGAAACGGGGATTTCTCAGGACATTCCTTGAGTAGTGCTGGTCCCGATGAGGCTCATTACCGCCAGGTTGATTATGTGGAGAAATGTAGCAGGAGTCGATATGTTCGg taCAATGAAGTCTTGGGCAAGGGTGCATTCAAGACTGT CTACAAGGCATTTGACCAGCTCAACGGAATAGAAGTAGCATGGAACCGGGTGAAAATAGATGATGTGTTGCGGTCACCTGAAGATTTGGAGAAATTATACTCTGAGGTTCATCTTCTTAGACAATTGAAGCATGAAAACATCATGAAATTCTACGACTCATGGATTGATGACAAGAAGAAGACTGTTAACATGATCACTGAGTTGTTCGCATCTGGGAGCCTGAGGCA atACCGTAGAAAGCACAAAAATGTTGATATGAAGGCTATAAAGAATTGGGCAAGACAGATTCTCCAAGGTTTAGACTATCTTCATAGTCAAAACCCGCCTGTCATTCACAGGGACTTAAAATGtgacaatatttttgtgaatGGAAATCAAGGAGAAGTTAAGATTGGCGACCTTGGGCTAGCAACCATCCTGCAGCAGCCTACCGCTCAAAGTGTCATTG GAACCCCTGAATTTATGGCCCCGGAGCTGTATGAAGAGAAATACAATGAACTAGTTGACATATATTCCTTTGGAATGTGCTTGTTGGAAATGGTTACTTTGGAATATCCTTATTCTGAGTGCAAAAATCCAGCTCAAATATTTAGGAAAGTTACATCT GGTGTCAAACCTGCTGCTCTTGCCAAAGTGGCTTCTAAGGAGgttaaagaatttattgaGAAATGCTTGGTCCCAGCTTCTGAGAGAATGTCTGCTAAGGAACTTCTTAAAGACCCCTTTCTTCAACTAGAGCATTCCAAGGAACCTGTTCGTGATTTGTTACACATACCTAATGAAGTTCCTAGATCTATAAGTCAATTGTATTATGGACCCAATTCTATGGATATAGACCCTGAATATAACCAGTCTGTCTGCACAGACTCCAATTGTGCAAGCCCTTGTTCTGAAGTGGTGGAATTTGAAAGATCATATCAGAACAATGATTTCAGACTGAGGGGTAAGAAGAATGATGATAACTCAATCTCATTGACCTTGCGCATCGCGGATCAGGGAG GGCGAGTGCGGAACATACACTTCCTGTTCTACCTTGACTCAGACACCGCACTTGCTGTTGCAGCTGAGATGGTTGAGCAGTTAGATTTAGCAGATCATGATGTAGTTTTCATTGCCGACTTCATTGATTCCTTAATAATGAGAATTTTGCCTGAGTGGAAGCCTTCATCTGATTGTTGTTCCAGTGGAGAGAGATGTACAAGTGGCCTAACCTTGATATCAGATCAATGGGACATGCCATTGCCGTACACTAGAGCTGAGTCTGTGGCAAGGCAAGATAATGTGTGTGATATTCATATGGGTCGTCAAATTTGTGTACCAGCTGACAGCAATAACTTGTACAGGAATTCCAATTTGGTGTCTACCCCTCATACTGCATGTACCTCATCTCCATGTTTGACTAATACAGGGAACATACTATCACTAGGATCAGCAACGTCTGAGGTCATCGGAGAAGATTCTTCTATAAAGAATGGGATGATGTCTAAAGGTTCTAGTGGTGAAGTATCTGAAATGGAATTTAGATCTCTATATTATCATGAATGTGGAATCCATGGAAAATGTCCATCACTGAACCAATTGGGAGAAGACTCAGGATGCATTTATTctgatcagaaaaaaatacCCAGAGTTGCGAGCTTTTTCAGCTGTTGTGAAAACTCAGAGTTCATTTTCTctgatgagaaaaaaattccCAGGGTTGCAAGCTATTTAAGTTGTAGTGAAAAAGGTACATCTCTGGAGCATTTCGGAGAAAACTTGGAGTTGAATTCTTTGGATGAGAAACAAATTCCTAGAGTTGAGAGCTTTTTAAGCTGTTGTGAAAAAGGTCCATCACTGGAGCAGTTGGGAGAAAACTCAGGATGCATTTATTctgatcagaaaaaaatacCCAGAGTTGCGTTCTTTTTCAGCTGTTGTGAAAACTCAGAGTTCATTTTTTctgatgagaaaaaaattccTAGGTTTACATCGCTGGAGGATTTGGGAGAAAACTCAGACTTGAATGCTTCAGATGAGATACAAATTCCTAGAGTTGAGAGCTTTTTAAGCTGCTGCGAAAAAGGTCCATCACTGGAGCAGTTGGGAGAAAACTTGGATTCAAGTATTTCTGATCAGAAAAAGGTTCCCAGAGTTTCGAGCTTTTTAAGCTGTTGCGAAAAGAGTGCATCATTGGAACATTTGGGAGAAAACtcgtatttgaatttttctgatgagaaaaaaattccCAGAGTTGCGAGCTATTTAAGCTGTTGCGAAAATGGATCATCACTGGAACACTTGGGGAAAAACTCagatttcattttatctgatcagaaaaaaattccCAGAGTTGCGAGTTTTTTAAGCTGTTGTTCTACTATGACTTTGCTAGACACAGATTCTGAGAGTGATTTGAAGTTGGAACTTGATGCTATTGAAGCACAATATCAGCAATGGCATCAAGAAATTTCAAGGATGAGGCAGGAGGCAATGGAGGCCACAACAAAAAGATGGATaactaaaaagaaagaggTTGTCCATTGA
- the LOC105173912 gene encoding protein CURVATURE THYLAKOID 1B, chloroplastic, which yields MMASTTPTSTPLSLSSSALLNAKAPSRLQPTPVSPPPAPPSHSYTYLSKTNAYCRKIARNVVSMATGEAPAEVVATAETPEIIKTIQEAWEKVEDKYAVTSLAVAGGVAVWASAGMISAIDRLPLVPGVMEIVGIGYTGWFAYRNLVFKPDREALIQKIKSTYNDIIGSS from the exons ATGATGGCATCAACAACTCCAACATCCACACcactttctctttcttcctcCGCCCTCCTTAATGCCAAAGCTCCTTCTCGTCTCCAACCCACACCTGTTTCTCCCCCTCCTGCTCCACCTTCTCACTCCTACACCTACCTTTCCAAGACCAATGCCTATT GTCGAAAGATCGCCCGCAATGTTGTCTCCATGGCTACAGGAGAGGCCCCAGCTGAGGTTGTTGCCACCGCTGAGACTccagaaataattaaaacaattcaAGAAGCT TGGGAGAAAGTTGAAGACAAATACGCGGTTACCTCTCTGGCGGTGGCTGGAGGAGTTGCAGTGTGGGCCTCAGCCGGAATGATCTCG GCCATTGACAGGCTTCCCTTGGTACCTGGAGTTATGGAGATTGTAGGAATTGGATATACTGGG TGGTTCGCGTACAGAAACCTGGTTTTTAAACCAGACAG GGAAGCATTGATTCAGAAAATCAAGAGTACATACAATGATATAATTGGGAGCAGTTAg
- the LOC105174464 gene encoding calcium-binding protein KIC-like yields MDCKHDSKEYQDLLPVMADKLDVNSFVSELCGGFLVLADQAKGLITPTSLQKNCALLGLEGMSEDDAEAMVQEGDLDGDGALNETEFCILMVRLSPGMMEDAETWLDKAIQGELQGTSS; encoded by the coding sequence ATGGATTGCAAACATGATAGCAAAGAATATCAAGACTTGCTACCTGTCATGGCAGATAAGCTAGATGTAAATTCCTTTGTTTCCGAACTTTGTGGTGGCTTCCTGGTTCTGGCGGATCAGGCTAAAGGGTTGATCACCCCAACAAGTCTGCAAAAGAATTGTGCTCTTCTGGGGCTAGAAGGGATGAGTGAAGACGACGCAGAAGCTATGGTACAAGAAGGGGACCTAGACGGGGATGGAGCGCTCAATGAAACTGAATTTTGCATTCTTATGGTTAGACTCAGCCCAGGTATGATGGAAGATGCTGAGACTTGGCTTGATAAAGCCATTCAAGGGGAGTTGCAGGGAACTTCATCTTGA